In a genomic window of Gossypium arboreum isolate Shixiya-1 chromosome 9, ASM2569848v2, whole genome shotgun sequence:
- the LOC128280786 gene encoding wall-associated receptor kinase-like 6, with amino-acid sequence MEMGFQLALYFILLFLFLFLLCPLLQAAELQELACGEEVCGNITIPSPFGIRRSCYAKPSFRVACNETLNGKKPFINVNDIDLEVLGSLFSNSILISYPVTYINCEHITEARVSVNLSGTPFFFSSDMNYFGSVGCENLATILSNGTDSLGGCIQPRCVDGASESGCFTEITGNLTSYTVTMTAMYPDSNRCASAFIFSMDSFRSVYPLPTGISIKTTHVPAVLNWDPTYCGGAGCGRPALGPINFHTYKVESCGNVTFHYPFRMDQDDPNDDWFEVICIKNANGKKVPFLNINGMNLQMLDFNFLSGTVMVNHPITYFNCRKGHRNGMSLNLTGTRFYYSDIDNIFWSSGCGNLVTVFGNKVDNLIGGCLQSSCKINDETSSIDGCIVNIPQGLSSFYVNMSSKLYSSDYRRNRSCEFASMISYDYDLTFNVSNTTHVPTQLQWGTPIFGVCQLNDSLNTSCTSDGKYCWSRLSSNHLCVCDRDIRVGYLTLCKDGKCRNYKYCRIFCLTTPSYYCSSKSCPPHYEYNSTGFRCERKIQTQNTRSLTSIIVGCSTSIGTLFLLLATWSMYKFLKRKQKIMLKQKYFKRNGGLLLQQHLSSNEGNVEKIKLFTSKEMEKATDHYNENRILGQGGQGTVYKGMLIDGSIVAIKKSKMVEGKKFDEKKVEQFINEVIILSQINHRNVVKLLGCCLEAEVPLLVYEFIPNGTLYDLIRNQNEELPLTWEMRLRITIEIANALFYLHSAASAPIYHRDIKSSNILLDDKYRAKVSDFGTSRSVGLEETHLTTRVQGTFGYMDPEYFRTNQYTEKSDVYSFGVVLIELLTGQKPISANQSEPVRSLVSYFLHSMQENSLFKILDPMVVKDGPEQEIMVVALLAKRCLNLNGKRRPTMKEVAMELEIIKASGGTVIEDCGDEESEIDDMIHSWDTNPSSSMSRTITTDSVTFPLNSSF; translated from the exons ATGGAAATGGGTTTTCAGTTAGCGCTTTACTTCATCCTCCTATTCCTCTTCCTGTTCCTTTTATGCCCACTATTACAAGCAGCAGAACTTCAAGAACTTGCCTGTGGAGAAGAAGTATGTGGAAATATTACAATTCCATCCCCTTTTGGAATCCGTCGCAGCTGCTATGCAAAACCTTCGTTTAGAGTAGCTTGCAACGAAACCCTCAATGGGAAAAAGCCTTTCATAAACGTAAATGACATCGATCTGGAGGTACTTGGTTCCTTATTTTCGAACTCCATTCTAATCAGCTATCCAGTTACTTACATTAATTGTGAACATATAACCGAGGCTAGAGTGAGTGTGAATCTCTCAGGCACTCCATTTTTCTTCTCAAGTGACATGAATTATTTCGGGTCAGTAGGTTGCGAAAATTTGGCTACTATATTAAGTAACGGAACTGATTCACTCGGCGGCTGCATTCAACCAAGGTGTGTCGATGGTGCTTCTGAATCTGGCTGCTTTACTGAAATTACTGGAAATCTCACTTCCTATACCGTAACCATGACAGCCATGTATCCTGACAGCAACAGATGCGCATCTGCTTTCATCTTTAGCATGGACTCTTTCCGTAGTGTTTACCCATTGCCCACTGGCATCAGTATTAAAACCACGCATGTCCCCGCCGTGCTCAACTGGGATCCCACCTATTGCGGTGGCGCAG GATGCGGAAGACCAGCACTAGGACCTATCAACTTCCACACCTATAAGGTAGAGTCTTGTGGGAATGTTACTTTTCACTACCCTTTTAGAATGGACCAAGATGATCCCAATGACGATTGGTTTGAAGTAATTTGTATCAAAAACGCCAATGGAAAAAAAGTGCCTTTCTTAAACATAAATGGCATGAATCTGCAAATGCTAGACTTTAATTTTTTAAGTGGCACCGTCATGGTCAACCATCCAATAACTTACTTCAACTGTCGAAAAGGCCACCGCAATGGGATGAGTCTCAACCTAACAGGCACCCGCTTTTACTACTCAGATATCGACAACATCTTTTGGTCTTCTGGTTGTGGTAATTTGGTTACTGTTTTCGGCAACAAAGTAGATAATCTTATAGGCGGATGTTTGCAGTCAAGTTGTAAGATTAATGATGAGACTTCCTCTATTGATGGTTGTATTGTTAATATTCCTCAGGGTCTTAGTTCATTCTACGTAAACATGAGTAGTAAGCTTTATTCTAGTGATTATAGGAGGAACAGATCATGCGAATTTGCTTCCATGATTTCTTATGACTATGATCTGACCTTTAATGTAAGTAATACGACGCATGTCCCAACACAACTGCAATGGGGCACACCAATATTTGGAGTGTGCCAGTTGAATGATAGTTTGAACACTTCTTGTACATCCGATGGTAAATATTGCTGGTCGAGGTTGAGCTCTAATCATCTATGTGTGTGCGACAGGGATATCCGCGTCGGTTATTTGACGTTATGCAAAG ACGGGAAATGTCGGAATTATAAGTATTGTCGCATTTTTTGTTTGACTACCCCTAGCTACTATTGCTCGTCGAAGTCTTGCCCTCCTCATTATGAATACAATAGTACGGGATTTCGTTGCGAGCGCAAAATACAGACTCAAAACACTCGTAGCTTGACAAGCATTATTGTAG GTTGCAGCACTAGTATTGGGACACTATTTCTACTACTCGCAACATGGAGTATGTACAAATTcctcaaaagaaaacaaaaaatcatGCTGAAGCAGAAATACTTCAAAAGGAATGGAGGTTTGTTATTGCAACAACATTTGTCTAGCAATGAAGGTAATGTTGAAAAAATTAAGTTGTTTACTTCGAAAGAGATGGAAAAGGCGACCGATCATTATAATGAGAACCGAATCCTTGGTCAAGGAGGTCAAGGGACTGTTTATAAAGGGATGCTAATAGATGGAAGCATTGTGGCTATTAAGAAGTCCAAAATGGTGGAAGGAAAGAAATTTGACGAAAAGAAGGTTGAACAATTCATTAACGAGGTGATAATTTTATCTCAAATTAATCACAGGAATGTGGTTAAGCTTTTAGGGTGTTGTTTAGAGGCTGAAGTTCCTCTATTGGTGTATGAGTTCATCCCAAATGGTACATTATACGATCTCATTCGTAACCAAAATGAAGAATTACCATTGACATGGGAAATGCGTTTACGAATTACGATCGAAATTGCCAATGCCTTGTTCTATTTGCATTCAGCTGCTTCTGCTCCTATTTATCATCGAGACATCAAATCTAGTAACATACTTTTGGATGATAAATATAGGGCAAAAGTATCAGATTTTGGAACTTCAAGATCAGTTGGACTTGAAGAAACACATCTAACCACTCGAGTGCAAGGAACTTTTGGATACATGGATCCAGAATATTTTCGAACAAATCAATATACAGAGAAGAGTGATGTTTATAGCTTTGGAGTTGTTCTTATTGAGCTTTTAACAGGACAAAAACCCATCTCCGCAAACCAATCAGAGCCAGTGAGAAGTTTGGTATCTTATTTTTTGCATTCAATGCAGGAGAATTCCTTATTTAAAATTCTCGATCCAATGGTAGTAAAGGATGGTCCAGAACAGGAGATTATGGTTGTGGCTCTGCTAGCAAAAAGATGCTTGAATCTTAATGGAAAGAGAAGACCCACCATGAAAGAAGTAGCAATGGAGCTGGAGATTATTAAAGCTTCAGGTGGAACTGTTATTGAAGACTGTGGCGATGAAGAATCTGAAATAGATGACATGATCCATTCATGGGATACCAATCCTAGTAGTTCAATGTCCAGGACAATTACAACCGACAGTGTAACTTTTCCGTTAAATTCATCTTTCTAG